In a single window of the Scophthalmus maximus strain ysfricsl-2021 chromosome 18, ASM2237912v1, whole genome shotgun sequence genome:
- the LOC118290122 gene encoding thrombomodulin, which translates to MCATAHSLLVCALFLCGLEEALLSQRGHCAGNRCFVLLREPEDFAGAQRSCRDSGGQLLAIDSEQEAETLANALGERSGGSYWLELLGSGAAAEGAAAGLQNCSSVCASAGGSPAVSWKRCRDRLDGFLCQYTFSEPCGLLQAGGSAQVVRYTTARGFEVNDSETFPPGTIAAAGEVAGEYPDSKHVCFEGKWLRAPWRCEVLMGGCDHGCNSTTTTTHTCTCPAGQTLHPNSFSCAKGPCVDCAKDPCVDCAQGCLPEGDSYACVCASGYRLARDGRSCVDVDECEEADRCPAEGEECLNTEGGFECGCREGFDLEDGACMNVSICDECEHMCENSGGVFVCACRKGSRVSAKDPTKCEQHCAERDCLARCDNSVQDKTMQDCYCPTGYIKDVRNNTAFCTDIDECEDKGLCDHECEDLFGGYRCLCNGGFELHGGKCVPVQGPEEEGGSGSPPPPPPPPHTTPAEAHPAAVPSYIKTGSVLGIAVFMALCAVLLCVVVRNMTKRCSRFELSSFRRPDIDVFYLQQVTTETYKRLSFDKQFKGDLQRLGNGDA; encoded by the coding sequence ATGTGCGCCACAGCGCACTCTCTGCTGGTCTGCGCGCTTTTCCTGTGCGGGCTGGAGGAAGCGCTGCTGTCCCAGCGCGGACACTGCGCCGGCAATCGGTGTTTCGTGCTCCTACGCGAGCCCGAGGACTTCGCCGGGGcgcagaggagctgcagagactCGGGCGGACAGTTGCTCGCGATCGACTCGGAGCAAGAAGCGGAGACGCTGGCGAACGCGCTGGGCGAGCGCAGCGGTGGAAGTTACTGGCTCGAGCTGCTCGGCAGCGGCGCCGCGGCGGAGGGAGCCGCGGCAGGTCTCCAAaactgctcctccgtctgcgcGTCGGCGGGAGGGAGCCCCGCGGTGTCGTGGAAGCGGTGCCGCGACCGACTGGACGGGTTCCTGTGCCAGTACACGTTCAGCGAGCCCTGCGGTCTCCTGCAGGCAGGCGGGAGCGCGCAGGTGGTGAGGTACACCACGGCCAGGGGCTTCGAGGTCAACGATTCGGAAACGTTCCCACCGGGAACCATCGCAGCGGCGGGAGAGGTTGCCGGAGAATATCCGGACTCGAAACACGTGTGTTTCGAAGGGAAGTGGCTGCGGGCTCCCTGGCGATGCGAGGTCCTGATGGGCGGCTGCGATCACGGCTGCAAttcaacaacaacgacgacacacacctgcacctgtCCCGCGGGACAAACGCTCCATCCCAACAGCTTCAGCTGCGCCAAAGGCCCGTGCGTCGACTGCGCCAAAGACCCGTGCGTCGACTGCGCCCAGGGGTGCCTTCCGGAGGGAGACTCCtacgcgtgcgtgtgcgcatcCGGCTACAGGTTGGCGCGGGACGGGAGGAGCTGCGTGGACGTGGACGAGTGCGAGGAGGCGGACCGGTGCCCGGCCGAGGGCGAGGAGTGTCTGAACACCGAGGGGGGGTTCGAGTGCGGGTGCAGGGAAGGCTTCGACTTGGAGGACGGAGCGTGCATGAACGTCTCGATCTGTGATGAGTGCGAGCACATGTGTGAGAATAGCGGCGGGGttttcgtgtgtgcgtgtcgaaAGGGCTCCAGGGTGTCGGCCAAGGACCCCACCAAGTGCGAGCAGCACTGCGCCGAGAGAGACTGTCTGGCCCGATGCGACAACAGCGTGCAGGACAAGACCATGCAGGATTGCTACTGTCCCACTGGCTACATCAAAGACGTGAGGAACAACACCGCCTTCTGCACCGACATCGACGAGTGCGAGGACAAGGGGCTGTGCGACCACGAGTGCGAGGACTTGTTCGGCGGGTACCGGTGCTTGTGCAACGGGGGCTTCGAGCTGCACGGCGGCAAGTGTGTGCCTGTCCAagggccggaggaggagggtgggtcaggctctcctcctcctcctcctcctcctcctcacaccacGCCGGCCGAGGCTCACCCGGCCGCGGTGCCCTCTTACATCAAGACCGGCAGCGTCCTGGGCATCGCCGTGTTCATGGCGCTGTGCGCGGTGCTGCTGTGCGTCGTGGTGCGGAACATGACCAAACGCTGCAGCAGGTTCGAGCTCTCCTCCTTCAGGCGGCCGGACATCGACGTCTTCTACCTGCAGCAGGTGACCACGGAGACCTACAAGAGGCTGTCCTTCGACAAACAGTTCAAAGGCGACCTGCAAAGACTGGGAAATGGAGACGCGTGA
- the thbd gene encoding thrombomodulin: MRDVAGPLVSLLVFLVGRATGVEPTSGYCIGNQCFALVQNPGDFAAAQKQCRDLQGHLMTVRSSVSHDVLLILLENSTGRFWIGLQLTTGCPDAAAGLRGFQWVTKDSQSDFFDWAPSFDSSCSSHRCVSVSRESNFKWVQEPCGEEAVGFLCEFGFTEPCKGLTVAEGESVTYMTLMGFGGENLLSLPPGSIATRMPSELKYVCFSQQWLQAPWSCEIGEGGCEYKCAVDPRQVPSCYCPPGQSVNPANKVTCEVGVEDPCLALGCQHVCYASGDSHACTCDHGYKLAADGRSCADFNDCTDQRQCPGDNFVCVNTEGGFACVCRDGYATATGGLCVDENECVSAPCEHECANTAGSYTCSCYDGYEVDPAAPDRCKLHCGKEECPAECDPNDAYQCYCPEGYVSEQRGDHTFCIDFDECEYLYCAQHCENTFGGYVCSCSPGYTLVGEYSCVKSEEEEATSPASVPTSTPHVPHPDPTKRPSGVPAGGLVGIIVCTALSIVLLVCLAHHILNRRARGKMETSGALKAEEDEAHGLRLTSDIY, encoded by the coding sequence ATGAGGGATGTGGCGGGACCGTTAGTTTCTCTGTTGGTTTTCCTGGTGGGAAGAGCCACCGGCGTGGAGCCGACCAGCGGCTACTGCATCGGGAACCAGTGTTTCGCGCTGGTCCAGAACCCCGGCGACTTCGCAGCGGCGCAGAAACAATGTCGAGACCTTCAAGGCCACTTGATGACGGTGCGCTCGTCTGTGTCCCATGATGTTCTCTTGATCCTGTTGGAGAACTCTACGGGGCGGTTCTGGATCGGTCTGCAGCTGACGACCGGCTGCCCGGACGCTGCCGCCGGGCTGAGAGGCTTCCAGTGGGTGACCAAAGACAGCCAGAGCGACTTCTTCGACTGGGCGCCAAGTTTTGACAGCAGCTGCTCTTCCCATCGCTGCGTCTCAGTTTCCAGGGAGAGCAACTTTAAGTGGGTTCAGGAGCCATGCGGCGAGGAGGCGGTCGGGTTTCTCTGCGAGTTCGGCTTCACCGAACCGTGCAAAGGTCTGACGGTTGCAGAGGGCGAGTCAGTCACCTACATGACCCTCATGGGATTCGGGGGCGAGAATCTGCTCTCGCTGCCCCCCGGCAGCATCGCCACCCGCATGCCATCCGAGCTCAAGTACGTCTGCTTCTCCCAGCAGTGGCTGCAGGCGCCCTGGAGCTGCGAGATCGGGGAGGGCGGCTGTGAGTACAAATGCGCAGTGGACCCGAGACAAGTGCCATCCTGTTACTGTCCCCCGGGACAGAGCGTCAACCCCGCGAACAAGGTCACCTGCGAGGTGGGCGTGGAAGACCCGTGCCTGGCCCTGGGCTGCCAGCATGTCTGTTACGCGAGCGGGGACTCCCACGCGTGCACGTGCGACCACGGCTACAAGCTGGCGGCGGACGGCAGGTCGTGCGCGGACTTCAACGACTGCACGGACCAGCGGCAGTGTCCCGGCGACAACTTCGTGTGCGTCAACACCGAGGGCGGCTTCGCGTGCGTCTGCAGGGATGGATACGCGACGGCCACCGGCGGCCTGTGCGTCGACGAGAACGAGTGCGTGTCCGCCCCGTGCGAGCACGAGTGCGCCAACACCGCCGGCAGCTACACGTGCTCGTGTTATGACGGGTACGAGGTCGACCCGGCGGCGCCTGACAGGTGCAAGCTTCACTGCGGGAAGGAGGAGTGCCCCGCGGAGTGCGACCCGAACGACGCGTACCAGTGCTACTGCCCCGAAGGCTATGTGTCGGAGCAGAGGGGCGACCATACGTTTTGCATAGACTTCGACGAGTGCGAGTACCTGTACTGTGCCCAGCACTGCGAAAACACATTCGGCGGCTACGTGTGCTCGTGCTCCCCGGGATACACGCTGGTTGGCGAGTACTCGTGCGTaaaaagtgaggaggaagaggcgacCTCGCCCGCAAGCGTCCCCACATCGACGCCACATGTACCCCACCCCGACCCGACGAAGCGGCCCTCGGGGGTGCCAGCGGGGGGCCTCGTCGGCATCATAGTGTGCACTGCCCTCTCTATTGTGCTGCTAGTGTGTCTGGCTCATCACATCCTCAACCGCAGAGCCAGGGGGAAGATGGAGACGAGCGGTGCGCTcaaggcggaggaggacgaggcgcACGGTTTGAGGTTGACGAGTGACATTTATTAg
- the LOC118290534 gene encoding toll-like receptor 5 translates to MWTLALQLVSIGLRLQVTACGPSCTLYGLQAACSSQGHYWLPALPPGITHLYLDMNRIGEINSTALRQYEQLQALDLGMQHAQLVIRNNAFLRQGKLIRLVLGHNRGLRLESRAFAGLFGLKELFLDYCDLDDSILAGSYLQPLLSLEMLDLFANRIERPQPGQFFSRLTKFTQLNLKLNKITRLCEGDLVGFRGKHFAVLNLKSTGLGSMYGADFEGESCGNPFRGMAFDILDVSGNGFGTNNTRRFLKAIRGTLITQLIFSHSNMGRGFSHDNFPDPDECTFEGLVDSAVDAFDLSKGFIFALQTAVFSPLKVARIIDVSKNKINEINRNAFDGLQGHLRMLNLSNNLLGEVFSHTFGNLTDLRVLDLSFNHIGALGYHAFSGLPKLRALYLTGNSLRDLGSPASLPNLDWLLLGDNKLTSLYSITDLGTSSIHLDLRSNRLTNLEDFYFVATNFKRLQNFFYNGNFIKWCTLNRNITVPYNNTLEVLDLSDSFLQTIWAQGKCLHLFDQLNNLLGLSISSNSLTTLPQGIFRGLSSIIEIDLSSNSLTFLQPHVLPVSLKRLDLSNNFLASPDPTAFRSLLFLSLADNRFHCDCSLERFLQWLNVKNVTFLSPAEDFTCEFPAALYKLPLQNYSMIVEPCEKDDEELVRHLKFALFIFSALLITTVTLGGVAYGHLRGHIFLIYKKIVRRVLEGQKATPRVEEAQYDAFLCFSNNDYAWVEAALLQKLDDQFSEENMFHCCFEARDFLPGEDHLSNIRDAIWGSRKTVCVISKEFLKDGWCLEAFMLAQGRMLEELTNVLVLLVVGKVAHYQLLKFNAIRRFVQKREYLVWPEDPQDLEQFYERLISRILQNTKVEKVAEDDPRPAPQPGGRPQRRDDVELEDIRAMAM, encoded by the exons ATGTGGACGCTGGCCCTTCAGTTGGTGTCCATCGGTTTACGCCTGCAG GTGACCGCATGCGGCCCGTCGTGCACTCTATATGGCCTGCAAGCCGCCTGCTCCTCACAGGGCCACTACTGGCTTCCCGCTCTGCCCCCCGGCATCACCCACCTGTACCTGGACATGAACCGCATCGGCGAGATCAACAGCACCGCGCTCAGGCAGTATGAGCAGCTGCAGGCATTGGACCTCGGCATGCAGCACGCGCAGCTCGTCATCAGGAACAACGCTTTCCTCAGACAGGGGAAGCTGATCAGGTTGGTCCTCGGCCACAATCGCGGCCTTCGGCTGGAGTCGAGGGCCTTCGCGGGGCTGTTCGGCTTGAAGGAGCTGTTTTTGGATTACTGCGACCTGGACGACTCCATACTGGCGGGCAGCTACCTGCAGCCCCTCCTGTCCTTAGAGATGCTCGATCTCTTTGCGAACAGAATAGAGAGACCGCAGCCCGGACAGTTCTTCTCAAGACTCACAAAGTTCACCCAGTTGAACCTCAAGTTGAATAAGATCACACGCTTGTGCGAAGGGGATCTTGTTGGTTTCAGGGGGAAGCACTTCGCAGTCCTGAACTTGAAGTCCACCGGCTTAGGCAGCATGTATGGTGCAGACTTTGAAGGGGAGAGTTGCGGGAACCCCTTCAGGGGGATGGCATTTGACATCCTTGACGTATCAGGCAATGGGTTCGGCACTAACAACACAAGACgatttttaaaagcaatacGGGGGACTCTGATCACTCAGCTTATATTTTCTCACAGTAACATGGGTAGGGGCTTCTCACACGACAACTTCCCCGATCCGGATGAATGCACGTTCGAAGGCCTCGTGGACAGCGCGGTCGACGCCTTCGATCTGTCGAAAGGCTTCATCTTTGCCCTGCAGACGGCCGTTTTCAGTCCTCTGAAGGTTGCAAGAATCATCGAcgtttccaaaaacaaaatcaacgaGATCAACAGAAACGCCTTCGACGGCCTTCAGGGACACTTGCGGATGCTCAACCTGTCAAACAACCTGCTCGGAGAAGTATTCTCTCACACGTTCGGCAATCTGACGGACCTTAGGGTGCTGGACTTGTCCTTCAACCACATTGGCGCGTTGGGGTACCACGCCTTCAGTGGTCTTCCTAAATTGCGAGCGTTGTACCTGACAGGGAACTCACTGCGAGACCTGGGTTCTCCTGCATCGTTACCAAACTTAGATTGGCTCCTTTTGGGCGACAACAAGTTGACATCCCTGTACAGTATCACTGACCTGGGTACGAGCAGCATCCACTTGGATTTAAGGAGCAACCGGTTAACTAACTTGGAGGATTTTTATTTCGTAGCAACTAATTTCAAGCGTCTCCAGAATTTCTTCTACAATGGCAACTTCATCAAGTGGTGCACATTAAACAGGAATATTACAGTACCTTATAATAATACTTTGGAAGTGCTAGATCTTAGTGACAGTTTCCTGCAAACAATTTGGGCGCAGGGGAAATGCCTTCACCTGTTCGATCAACTGAACAATCTTCTCGGCCTCAGTATAAGCTCCAACTCGCTCACGACGCTCCCGCAAGGGATTTTCCGAGGTCTCAGCTCGATCATAGAGATCGACCTCTCGTCGAACTCCTTGACCTTCCTGCAGCCACATGTCCTTCCGGTCAGCCTGAAACGACTTGACCTCTCAAACAACTTCCTAGCCTCCCCGGATCCCACGGCGTTTCggtccctcctcttcctcagcctgGCGGATAATCGGTTCCACTGTGATTGTAGTCTGGAGCGATTCCTGCAGTGgctgaatgtgaaaaatgtaacaTTCCTGAGCCCAGCGGAGGATTTCACATGTGAGTTTCCCGCTGCTCTATATAAACTTCCTCTTCAGAATTACTCCATGATTGTGGAACCGTGTGAAAAGGACGACGAAGAGCTGGTCCGACATCTGAAGTTtgccctcttcatcttctctgccCTGCTCATCACCACTGTCACCCTGGGCGGGGTCGCTTACGGCCACCTCCGAGGGCACATCTTCCTCATCTACAAAAAGATCGTACGCAGGGTTCTCGAGGGCCAAAAGGCGACGCCTCGCGTCGAGGAGGCGCAGTACGACGccttcctctgcttcagcaaCAATGACTACGCGTGGGTGGaggctgctctgctgcagaaacTGGACGACCAGTTTTCAGAGGAGAACATGTTCCACTGTTGTTTCGAGGCCAGGGACTTCCTGCCAGGCGAGGATCACCTCTCCAACATCAGAGACGCCATCTGGGGCAGCAGGAAGACCGTGTGCGTCATCTCCAAGGAGTTCCTCAAAG ATGGCTGGTGCTTGGAGGCGTTCATGCTAGCCCAGGGCCGGATGCTGGAGGAGCTGACAAACGTCCTGGTCCTGCTGGTGGTGGGGAAG GTGGCCCACTACCAGCTGTTGAAGTTCAATGCGATCCGAAGGTTCGTTCAGAAGAGGGAATACCTCGTCTGGCCAGAGGACCCTCAGGACCTGGAGCAGTTTTATGAGCGGCTGATCTCGCGGATCCTCCAAAACACCAAGGTGGAAAAGGTGGCGGAGGACGACCCTAGGCCGGCGCCGCAGCCCGGCGGTCGGCCTCAGCGCAGGGACGACGTCGAGCTGGAGGACATCAGAGCGATGGccatgtga
- the disp1 gene encoding protein dispatched homolog 1 isoform X2: MQTLCVNNLIWPLTLVLNKQTSKTKTSYAELIADWPVVVLGVCTVLIVVCALVGVLVPDLPDFSDPLLGFEPRGTAIGQRLVTWNNMVKNTGYKATLANYPFKYADEQAKNHQEPRWPEDHFDRDKRQAEWDFSKEFFCDVPGDSYSRLVFTSAEGKSLWSTEAIKSMCNLDNTRVRSHRDYWSLCQRTNDASCCPSWTLGNYVAILTNMSSCQKITDREVSHTLKILRSCAKYYHNGTLAPDCWDMALRRKDQLKCASVPRKCTKYNAVYQILHFLVDKDFLPPKSLDSPPLVLKYSMLFSPTEKGESMMNIYLDNFENWNSSDGVTTVTGIEFGIKHDLFQDYLLTDTVYPAIAIVIVLLVMCVYTRSVFITLMTIIAIISSLIVSYFLYRMVFDFEFFPFMNLTALIILVGIGADDAFVLCDVWNYTKFDKPHAELAETVGVTLQHAALSMFVTSFTTAAAFYANYVSNITAIRCFGVYAGTAILVNYILMVTWLPAVVVLHERYLPNMLSCSKPQQQQRGYCTRTFWAGVCQKANKCLFTVSEASRIFFEKVLPCIVIKLRYLWLFWFLAITVGGAYVVCVNPKMKLPSLELAEFQVFRSSHPFERYDSEYKKLFMFERVHHGEELHMPITIIWGVTPEDNGDPLNPKNKGKLMLDSSFNISSPASQLWILSFCQRLRNQSFVFQSEEQDFTSCFIETFKQWMENQDCTEGSVYPCCSQSTFPYRPDVFELCIKRAIMELDRSTNYHLDSKTPGPRFDINDTIRAIVLEFKSTYLFTLAYEKMYQFYLEVDAWIAEELRYAPAGLSNGWFISNLEFYDLQDSLSDGTLVAMALSVAVAFSVMLLTTWNVIISLYAILSIAGTIFVTVGSLVLLGWELNVLESVTISVAVGLSVDFAVHYGVAYRLAPEPDREGKVIFSLSRMGSAIAMAALTTFVAGAMMMPSTVLAYTQLGTFMMLIMCISWAFATFFFQCMCRCMGPQGTCGQIPLPKKLQCQAFTEATATNPSAQGKASGQAKYQLDSRDGQVEHYELEPLASSLKTEDKPREEHEVCPQLYNGIPPHHHAAPYSHIHYKSKAETGRAGVENGFVATLSAPSRCQYSQNTNCTCGDPPSPHLPQQLTPHACAQPPQDSTSCPPAPHSGNTPCKQNTSLLPPNLDPVYTHMECRMHYIHCHPAHFHHCSQGRVAPRQGPVHSCHLRKYCVHTGSAREQRPQCPESAGQEEYQKPEVSQTSPDRSQNTSKAAPTQHHTRCPSPPQDSPHTACHERQKARDRVRCCGDDRSSATTAETTATLTDTCCQIPGNQEKPDSIPVAREQSVKECERTPRSERASSASPKKLYCFNRTLKVKCNSASDFSVPKSETSVPPIAINTNPSSESLC, translated from the exons GGTTTTGAGCCGCGGGGGACAGCCATTGGTCAGCGGCTGGTCACGTGGAACAACATGGTGAAGAACACGGGCTACAAAGCCACGCTGGCCAACTACCCCTTCAAATATGCTGACGAGCAGGCCAAAAA TCACCAGGAGCCAAGGTGGCCCGAGGACCACTTCGACAGGGACAAGCGACAAGCAGAGTGGGACTTCAGCAAAGAGTTTTTCTGTGACGTGCCAG GTGACAGCTACTCTAGACTAGTGTTCACTTCAGCTGAGGGGAAGAGCCTGTGGAGTACTGAGGCCATCAAGTCGATGTGCAACCTGGACAACACAAGG gtACGTTCCCACCGTGACTACTGGAGTCTCTGTCAGCGCACCAACGACGCCTCCTGCTGCCCCAGCTGGACCCTCGGTAACTACGTCGCCATCCTCACCAATATGTCGTCCTGCCAGAAGATCACCGATCGCGAGGTGTCGCACACACTTAAGATCCTGCGCTCGTGCGCCAAGTACTACCACAACGGCACCCTGGCCCCCGACTGCTGGGACATGGCGCTGCGGCGAAAAGACCAGCTCAAGTGCGCCAGTGTTCCCCGCAAGTGCACCAAGTACAACGCCGTCTACCAAATCCTCCACTTCCTGGTGGACAAGGACTTCCTCCCTCCCAAGAGCCTGGATTCCCCTCCACTCGTGCTCAAGTACAGCATGCTCTTCTCCCCCACGGAGAAAGGAGAGTCCATGATGAACATTTACCTGGACAATTTCGAGAACTGGAACTCGTCGGACGGCGTCACCACGGTCACAGGGATCGAGTTCGGCATCAAGCACGACCTCTTTCAGGACTATCTCCTCACGGACACGGTGTACCCCGCCATCGCCATCGTGATCGTCCTGCTGGTCATGTGCGTGTACACGCGCTCGGTTTTCATCACACTGATGACGATAATCGCCATCATCAGCTCACTGATCGTATCATACTTCCTCTACCGGATGGTCTTCGACTTCGAGTTCTTCCCCTTCATGAACCTCACGGCTCTCATCATCCTTGTGGGCATCGGCGCAGATGACGCCTTCGTGCTCTGCGACGTGTGGAACTACACCAAGTTCGACAAACCGCATGCCGAGCTGGCAGAGACGGTGGGTGTGACCCTGCAGCACGCTGccctgtccatgtttgttacCAGCTTCACCACCGCTGCGGCCTTCTATGCCAATTACGTCAGCAACATCACAGCCATACGCTGTTTCGGCGTCTATGCTGGGACCGCCATTTTGGTTAACTACATCCTCATGGTGACGTGGCTCCCAGCTGTGGTGGTGCTCCATGAACGCTACCTGCCCAACATGTTGTCCTGCTCCAAGCCTCAACAGCAGCAAAGAGGCTACTGCACTCGCACGTTCTGGGCCGGGGTTTGTCAGAAGGCCAACAAGTGCCTGTTCACCGTCTCCGAAGCGTCACGGATCTTCTTCGAGAAGGTACTGCCCTGCATTGTCATCAAGCTGCGCTACCTCTGGCTCTTCTGGTTCCTGGCCATCACTGTGGGCGGGGCCTACGTGGTTTGCGTCAACCCCAAGATGAAGCTCCCGTCCCTGGAGCTGGCCGAGTTTCAGGTGTTCCGCTCCTCCCACCCGTTTGAGCGCTACGACTCCGAGTACAAGAAGCTCTTCATGTTCGAGAGGGTCCACCACGGGGAGGAGCTCCACATGCCGATAACCATCATCTGGGGAGTGACCCCCGAGGACAACGGAGACCCCCTGAACCCAAAAAACAAGGGGAAGCTGATGCTGGATAGCAGCTTCAACATTTCCAGTCCAGCGTCTCAGCTGTGGATCCTCAGCTTCTGCCAGAGGCTGAGGAACCAGAGTTTTGTCTTTCAGTCCGAGGAGCAGGACTTTACCAGCTGCTTCATCGAGACATTCAAACAG TGGATGGAGAACCAGGACTGCACAGAGGGCTCCGTCTACCCCTGCTGCAGTCAGTCCACCTTCCCCTACAGGCCCGACGTCTTTGAGCTGTGCATCAAGAGGGCCATCATGGAGCTGGACCGGAGCACCAACTACCATCTGGACAGCAAGACCCCCGGGCCTCGGTTCGACATCAACGACACCATCAGGGCCATAGTGTTGGAGTTCAAGAGTACATACCTCTTCACGCTGGCCTATGAGAAGATGTACCAATTCTACCTCGAG GTGGATGCCTGGATTGCGGAGGAGCTGCGCTACGCCCCTGCGGGCCTTAGTAACGGCTGGTTCATCAGCAACCTGGAGTTCTACGACCTGCAGGACAGCCTGTCGGACGGCACCCTGGTCGCCATGGCACTGTCAGTGGCTGTGGCCTTCAGTGTCATGCTCCTGACCACCTGGAACGTCATCATCAGCCTGTACGCCATCCTGTCGATTGCCGGCACCATCTTCGTCACGGTCGGCTCCCTGGTGCTCCTGGGCTGGGAGCTCAACGTCCTGGAGTCGGTCACCATATCTGTGGCCGTGGGGCTGTCGGTGGACTTTGCGGTCCACTACGGCGTGGCCTACCGGCTTGCCCCGGAGCCCGACCGCGAGGGCAAGGTGATTTTCTCCCTCAGCCGCATGGGCTCTGCGATTGCCATGGCGGCACTGACCACCTTCGTGGCCGGGGCCATGATGATGCCCTCGACAGTGTTGGCCTACACGCAGCTGGGCACATTCATGATGCTGATCATGTGCATCAGCTGGGCCTTCGCCACCTTCTTCTTTCAGTGCATGTGCCGCTGCATGGGACCCCAGGGCACCTGTGGCCAAATACCCCTGCCCAAAAAGCTGCAGTGCCAGGCCTTCACTGAGGCCACAGCCACAAACCCCTCGGCTCAGGGGAAAGCCTCTGGCCAGGCGAAGTACCAGCTGGACAGCAGAGACGGGCAGGTGGAGCATTACGAGTTAGAGCCACTGGCGTCCAGTCTAAAGACTGAGGACAAACCTCGAGAGGAGCATGAGGTTTGTCCTCAGCTCTATAACGGAATACCGCCGCACCACCACGCGGCCCCTTATTCACACATCCATTATAAAAGCAAAGCTGAGACTGGACGAGCAGGCGTTGAGAACGGGTTTGTGGCCACGCTGAGCGCACCGTCCAGGTGCCAGTACTCTCAAAACACTAACTGCACCTGCGGGgaccccccctctcctcacctgcCTCAGCAGCTGACCCCCCACGCCTGCGCCCAGCCTCCCCAGGACTCCACTTCCTGCCCTCCCGCCCCTCACTCAGGAAACACGCCGTGCAAACAAAACACGTCTCTCTTACCTCCCAACCTGGACCCGGTCTACACACACATGGAGTGCCGCATGCACTACATACACTGTCACCCCGCCCATTTCCACCACTGCTCCCAAGGCAGAGTTGCCCCAAGACAAGGACCTGTGCACAGCTGCCATCTCAGGAAGTACTGCGTCCACACTGGTTCCGCCAGAGAACAGAGACCCCAGTGTCCAGAGTCTGCGGGACAAGAAGAATATCAGAAACCTGAAGTAAGTCAGACGAGTCCGGACCGTAGCCAAAACACCAGCAAAGCGGCACCGACGCAACATCACACTCGatgcccctcccccccacagGACTCGCCGCACACAGCCTGTCACGAGAGACAGAAGGCAAGAGACAGAGTCCGCTGTTGTGGCGACGACCGCTCGTCCGCCACAACCGCAGAGACGACAGCAACGCTAACGGACACTTGCTGTCAAATCCCTGGCAACCAGGAGAAGCCCGACAGCATTCCCGTCGCACGGGAGCAGAGCGTCAAAGAGTGCGAACGGACCCCCAGAAGTGAGCGCGCGTCGTCCGCCTCTCCAAAGAAGCTCTACTGTTTCAACAGGACGTTGAAAGTGAAGTGCAATTCAGCTTCGGACTTTAGCGTGCCAAAAAGTGAAACCAGCGTGCCTCCTATTGCAATAAACACTAATCCCTCCTCTGAAAGCTTGTGTTGA